The following proteins are encoded in a genomic region of Alosa alosa isolate M-15738 ecotype Scorff River chromosome 10, AALO_Geno_1.1, whole genome shotgun sequence:
- the eno1b gene encoding enolase 1b, (alpha) — MSILKIHAREIFDSRGNPTVEVDLFTDRGLFRAAVPSGASTGIYEALELRDNDKSRYLGKGVSQAVEHVNQSIGPYLVEQGVSVVEQEKIDQMMLDLDGTENKSKFGANAILGVSLAVCKAGAAEKGVPLYRHIADLAGNPEVILPVPAFNVINGGSHAGNKLAMQEFMILPVGASSFKEAMRIGAEVYHNLRSVIKSKYGQDATNVGDEGGFAPNILENKEALELLRNAISKAGYTDEIVIGMDVAASEFYRDGKYDLDFKSPDDPSRYITPDELADLYKSFVQDYPVMSIEDPFDQDDWAAWSNLTGTTDIQIVGDDLTVTNPKRIAKAVEEKACNCLLLKVNQIGTVTESMQACKMAQSSGWGVMVSHRSGETEDTFIADLVVGLCTGQIKTGAPCRSERLAKYNQILRIEEELGDKARFAGKNFRNPLV; from the exons ATGTCTATCCTGAAGATTCATGCCCGGGAGATCTTTGACTCCAGAGGGAATCCTACTGTGGAAGTTGACCTCTTCACTGACCGAG GTCTTTTCCGAGCTGCTGTCCCTAGCGGAGCATCAACTGGCATCTATGAAGCTCTGGAGCTTCGCGACAATGACAAGAGCCGCTACTTGGGCAAGG GTGTTTCACAGGCAGTTGAGCATGTCAATCAGTCTATTGGGCCTTATCTTGTCGAGCAG GGAGTGTCTGTGGTGGAGCAGGAGAAGATCGACCAGATGATGCTGGACTTGGATGGAACCGAAAATAAGT CCAAGTTTGGGGCAAATGCCATCCTTGGGGTCTCCCTGGCTGTGTGTAAGGCTGGTGCTGCAGAGAAGGGTGTCCCCTTGTACAGACACATCGCTGACCTGGCTGGAAATCCAGAGGTCATTTTGCCTGTGCCG GCCTTCAATGTAATCAATGGAGGATCCCATGCTGGCAACAAGCTGGCCATGCAAGAGTTCATGATCTTGCCTGTAGGGGCCAGCAGCTTCAAAGAAGCTATGCGCATCGGTGCTGAGGTCTACCACAACCTGAGGAGCGTGATCAAGTCCAAGTATGGCCAGGATGCTACCAATGTGGGGGATGAGGGAGGATTTGCCCCAAACATCCTGGAGAACAAAGAAG CACTTGAGCTTCTGAGGAACGCCATCAGCAAGGCTGGCTACACTGATGAGATTGTCATCGGAATGGACGTGGCTGCGTCTGAGTTCTACAGGGATGGGAAGTATGATCTGGACTTCAAGTCTCCCGATGACCCTAGCCGTTACATCACCCCTGATGAGCTGGCTGACCTCTACAAAAGCTTTGTGCAGGATTACCCAG TGATGTCCATTGAAGACCCATTTGACCAGGATGACTGGGCTGCCTGGTCCAACTTGACGGGCACCACTGACATTCAGATAGTGGGAGACGACCTGACTGTCACCAACCCAAAGCGCATTGCCAAGGCTGTAGAGGAGAAGGCTTGTAACTGCCTTTTGCTTAAAGTCAACCAGATCGGCACCGTCACCGAGTCCATGCAGGC TTGTAAGATGGCGCAGTCCAGTGGCTGGGGGGTGATGGTCAGCCATCGTTCTGGAGAGACCGAGGACACCTTTATTGCTGACTTGGTGGTTGGCCTCTGCACGGGCCAG ATTAAGACCGGTGCTCCTTGCCGTTCAGAGCGTCTGGCCAAATACAACCAGATTCTCAG AATTGAGGAAGAACTGGGGGACAAGGCCCGCTTTGCTGGAAAAAACTTCAGAAACCCTCTGGTCTAA